The genomic region CTCCAGCCGTCCGAACAGCATGCACACCGTGAGCACTCCGCGGCCGAATGGATCCACCGCCGTGAAGTTCTCCGCGGCCCCGACCTGCCCCAGACCCGGTCCGACCACGTTGAGGGTGGCCGCCACCGCGGTGGCGGCGGAGACCATCGAGAGGTTGGGTTGGAAGGCCAGAAGCACGGTCGCCAGTGCGAAGACGGAGATCCAGGCCGCGAACAGCCCGAGCGTCGCCACGCGCACCCTCTCTGGGATCGTCCGGCCGCCTATGGTGAGCGGTGTCACCGCCCGGGGGTGCACCATGTGGAAGATCTCCTGCAGGTTGGTGCGCACCACGATCATGATCCTTATGACCTTTATGCCTCCGGCGGTGGATCCCGCGCAGCCTCCGACGAACATCAGGAGGACGAGGATGAACTTCGCCGCCCCTCCCCACTTGTCGAAGTCGGCCGTCACGAAGCCCGTGGTCGTCATGATGCTGGAGACCGTGAACGCCGAGTCTCTGAGCGCCCGGCCCCAGTCTGGACCATAGGTTCCGCCGTAGACCAGCAGTCCCCAGACGAGGATGGTGGCGCCGGCCATCGTGCCCAGGTAGACGACAACCTCCCGGCTGAGCAGCGCGTCCGGGCGACGCCGGGTGTAGAGGACGTAGTAGAGGGAGAAAGAGATTCCCGAGGCCGTCATGAAGAAGATCAGGACCGCCTCTATGGGCAGGGAGTGGTAGAAGCCGATGGAAGCCGACTTCGGGCTGAACCCACCCGTCGCCACGGTCGCGAAGGTGTGCACTACGGCGTCGTAGAGCGGCATGCCGGCCCCCAGCAGCGCGAGCGTGCAGGCGGCGGATATCGCCAGGTAGATGAAGATGAGCGACCGCGCGGTGTCTCCTATGCGAGGTGTCAGGCGGGTGCCGGTGAGCCCGGAGACCTCTGCTCCGAGGAGCCGGGAGGCTTCCGTCCCGAGGGCCGGGGCCACGGCGACGAAGAGGACCACGATCCCGACACCTCCGAGCCACTGGGTCATGCTGCGCCAGAAGAGGATTGAAGGTGTCTGGGCCTGGATGTGCGAGAGCAGCGTCGCTCCGGTGGTCGTGAACCCGCTCATACCCTCGAAGGTGGAGTCGAGAGGGTTTGTGAAGGTGCCCTGCATCAGGTATGGGATGCCACCGAGCATCGCAGCGAGCACCCAGGCAAGGGTCACCGAGAAGTAAATGTCCCGGTTGGAGACGATCTCCCGCCCTCGGCCGGGCCGGCTGGTGAACCGGATGCCCGCGGCGCCCGCCGCGATCATCGCCGCTGCGGGTACCAGGAAGCTCTCCCAGGAGCCGTCGCCGTAGAGCAGGGAGATGCCCAGAGGAACCAGCAGCGCCACCCCGATGGCCAGCACCACCCCCGCGTTGAGACGGACGATGAGCCTGATGTTCATCGTTCAGGCTCCGCCCGCACCATCCGGCCTCCCCCTTCCGACCGCCCGCCCGGCATGTCTAAGCGGCGAAGAGGCGCTCGACTTCGCTCACGGCTTTACCGAGGGCGAAGATCACCGCTTTGTCGCCGGCCCGGATCTCCTCTTTGCCGGTCGGTATGATGATCTCCCCGTCGCGCAAGAGCGCGCCGACGATGGCCCCTTCCGGGAAACCCACCTCCGAGAGCATGCTCCCGTCCACCGGACAGCCTTCGGGAACGCGCAGCTCCAGCATCTCGGCACCGCTCTCCAGGAGGGCCACGTTCAGCACCTCTCCTCGGCGTACGAACCGGAGTATCGCCTCGGCCGCCAGCGTCCTCGGCGAGATCGTCAGGTCTACCCCCAGAGCCTCGGCGAGCGGCGTGAACTCGCCCCGGCTCACCCCCGCGATGGTCATGCGCGCCCCGAGCTGGCGGGCGTACATGGCGGCCAGCAGGTTCGCCCGGTCGTCGCCGGTGACGGCTACGAAAGCGTCGGCGCGGTCCACGCGCTCCTGGAGCAGAAAGTCCCTCGAGATGCCTTCGTCGTGCAGCACGAACCCCTTCCTGAGTTGGGAGGCCACGTACCGGGCCCGGGCCTCGTCCCTCTCTATGACCCTCACCGACATGCCGACCTTCTCCAAAGCCAGAGCCAGCCGCAGGCCGATCCTGCCTCCCCCGTAGATGACCACCTCCCGGACCGGTGCCGTATCCGTGGCCACGGCCTTGACCGCCTGCGCCAGCCGCTGCCGGCTGCTGACGAGCAGGATGTGATCCCGACGCTCCAGCACGGTCTCGCCGTGCGGGACCAGCGCCTCCCCGCGCCGCACCGCGCCGACGACGAGGCTGCCCTCCGGCAGCCTCACCTCTTTCAGCGGACGCCCGATCGCCGGGGAGCCCTCCTCCAGGATGACTTCCGCCACCTCTATGGCCTCTCCGGCGAAGGTGTCCACGTTGATCGCCCCCGGCACGAGCAGGGCCTTCTTTATCTCCTCGGTGGCCGCCTGCTCGGTGTGGATGATGAAGTCTATGCCCAGCATCTTCTGGGCGAACGGCTCCTGCGGGTCATGATAGTCCGGGTTGTGGATGCGGGCCACGGTGCGTGGCACCCCCAGAGATCTGGCCGCCAGGCACGCGATGATGTTCACCTCGTCCGAACTACTCGCGGCCACCAGCAGGTCCGCCTTCTCGATCCCGGCCTCGGCCAGCATCCTGGGGCTCGCCCCGTTGCCGTGTATCACGAGGGCGTCCAGTTGCTCCGACGCACGCTCCACCAGAGCCCCGTCCTGCTCGACGAGGACCACGTCGTGCCCTTCCTGAGAGAGCATGCGGGCCGTGTTGAACCCTACCTCCCCGGCCCCGATGATCACAGTTCGCACCGCCTGCTCTTCCTTTCTACGAGCCAGGAGACACCAGGGGTTATTCTATATGCCTTCTGGTCTTTCTCTCGTGTACGATCCGAGAACGCCATCGGTGCCCGCTACTCTTGCAGTGGTTGCGTGGAGATGTCGGCTATACGGTATAGGTCGAGAGGGGACTTTCTGCGTCCACGAGACCTTCAGACGGGTGAGCGCGCCCTTACATGATGGAGGGACATTATCAAAACGCCACGATTTTGTTAGGGTATGTAGTGGTGGAAATCGAAAAGAAAAGGGCCGTTGAGTAAACAACTGATCATCGCGGGCTTCCATCGCAGCGGGACTTCGCTGACGGCGCAGCTTCTGCACCGGGCGGGTCTCTCGAAGCATCGGATGCGTGCAACCTGCAAACCACTGACGCGTGCAGGCAAATCCATTATCCGACGCGCAGCATTTCCAGCCAGCATCCGGGCAGATGATTCTCAGCCGCCGATTGCCTGTTCGTAGATGAGGTACTCCGGCTCCAGGAACTCTCGCAGATCGCGCTCGCACTCTTCGGACAGATCGAAAGAACGTTTCGGTGAGACGTTGCTGACGCCGATCTCCACCTCCTCGCCCACCTTCTCGCACAGGTACTCGACAAGCAGGTCTATGCGCTCGTACCGGAATATTCGATCAACCCCACGCTCTCCGGGCCTCGGCTGTACGAACCTGAATTGACGACCCACCCTCGCAAACTGTTCCTTGCCTTCCATGTATGCGCGGACGAACTGCTCGAACGAGACGTGCCCTGTATAGTTGCGATGGATCGGATTCGAGGGGTCCGCCAGCTCCTCGCGTGAGCGGTAGCGCCACCAGCTCGCGAGCCAGTCTACCGGCTCCCGGAACGCGCACACCACCTCGTAGGAGTCACGGGGAAAACCCTGGGCGGCAAGAAATGGTTGCAGGAAGCGCTGGAACTGAGCGTATGTGGCGTGCTTGAATTTCGGGTTCCCTCTTAACACTATCTGCGAATGCGGCAGGAAAGTTTCCTCGATAGCAGTAGATGCTGCTTTGGGCACTGCTAGGAACACAAAACCTCTAGTGGGAGAGACAAGCATACCCTAATAGTTTAACGCGATAGCCTGGCTGTTATCTAACGTTCGGGCCTCTTGGTACCATCTGGCGTAGGTATTGCGTAGGTGCTCGACGATATGAGTTTTGCTCAAACTATCAACGCGTACAACCCCTTCTGGGAGAGATGTACCGCCGTTTAGGGAGTGGAACACCTCCCACTCCCGCTGCTTGCGTGCGTTGATGGTGGGCTTGAAGTTTGGGTGGGACCAGTGGCTGAACTCCTCCGCATCGAGCCACTTCAGCTCAAAGCATACGAAGTCCGGGAGTTTTACGATTAAATCACCTGGCTCAGGCAACCTCAGTTCCCAGTCGAATGCCTTCGAGAAGGTGTAAGAAGGTGAGTTGCGCCATCCCCAGGGTTCAGCTTTTCCCTGCATGGTATCGAGGTAGGCGACCCTAGAGCTCTCCACATAGACCGGCGAGCGGGATATGACGAGTGCTCCGTCTATTCCCTCGAGTTGCCAGGCGAGATCCTGCAAGACCTGCTCCCCCTGCGGGGTGAGCACCATGTCCCCATCCCACTTCAGAGCATAGCGCGTCCTCACATGAGAGAAAGACCAGTTGTAGAAGTAGGTGAGGCTGTGCACCGAGTCGGGATAAGTGGCGAGATGCTCCGGCCCACACCTGGATACCTCAAACGGGTAGGAGAGAACCTCAAGCTTCTCTTCCAGCCCCTCCTCTGTGGCGATTTTCCTGGCTAGCTGTGGGGTGCCGTCGGTGGAGAGGTTGTCTACCAGGATTACACGCTCTGTGGAGCGCAGCACGCCGGGAAGGACGAAGGGGAGGGATCGGGCTTCGTTTTTGACGCGAAGGACAGCGGTAAAACCGGAGGTGGAGGGTTCTGTGACCCAGTTCCAGTGGATGTTGTATTCTTCTATCCCTTCTCTGTTTTCCCACTCCTGTAACGGTTTTTCTTCTGGCACGTGCCTGCTCCTTTCGGAACCGGATCTTACCTGAGCAACTCCGCTACGGCTCGCTTGACACGCAGGGGTATCCTGTCACGTATTTCGGGCGGTACAAAGCGACGAACCTTCAATATCATAGGGTCTGCGGGCCTGACAGAAGGCCGTGCGCTGGTGGAGGATCGCCTTGACCGTCGGAACTTTCGGTTTTCCGCGAGAATGCTGGACTGTGCAACCTGCTCCGCATATCTGTAATAGGAAATGTATTCTTCCCGGAGTCTGTCGAGATGGTCGCCGGAATCACCGTATGAGGCGTCTTCGGAGAGTTTTAACAGTTCCTCCCACACACGCTCTGCGAGATGCATGAGCTCTCCAGGAACATCGAGGTCTCCCCAATCTGCCTTTGAACGGTGCAGTGAACGGTCCACGAGTCTGTCCGCCGCCGCCTGCTGGCGCGCCCGGGCGTTTACCAGAGAAGGTATGTCCAGTTGCGCGCTGACGCGCGCGATCTGCTGGGTCCAGTCCTCCAAAAGATCCTCGAATCGTACAAAAATCCTGCGGTGGCCCCGGGTCGCCCTTTCGGTGAACAGCATCGTGTTCACCCAACCGGCCAGCCGGTTGGACTCGGTTAGTGGCATGTTCGAATACCAGTAGCTCTTGCTCCGCACCACCTCCGCCGGGTGGCGGAGCATGGTGACCACGCTGACCTCGGCACCGAGTTCCTCGCCTGCTCTGCTCCACAGCGGCAGGAACCAGAGCAGCCTGGGGTCCTTGATGACCACCTGGTCATGACCGGTGAACTGCTCTTCCAGCCAGGTGCGTATCTCGTCGCCGGCCCGCTCGTCGAGACACAGCTTTGCGGTGTCGGCCCACGCCGAGGGTCGGGCATCCGAAGCCTGCACGTTGGCCTGGCGCAGCAGCTCCGAATGCTTGTCTACGACCCATTGCGGCTCGCCGAACCCCCGAGGGTTGGTGTCGTCGGATTGCACCTGTGGTCGGGGAACGTAGAATCCCAGGTTGCCGACGATGTTTGCGAACAGGCTGGTGCCGCTGCGGCCGGAGCCTGCTACCAGCATCAGATCTCTACCCATTGTTTGTTCCTCCATTACTCTTAAATTGTGGTAGTGCTTCCTCCTGTGGCTCAGGCTCGCTGCTCTCCCCGTCAACTGGAATCGTCTCTGCGGGAAGATCGATGGCTCCGGTAGCCGGCGCAAAGCTTTTATCCCGGCGCAGCGTCACGTAGCTGTTGCGCAAATGACCGATGACGTGCACGTTCCCAGGGCTCTCGACGCGTACTACTCCCTCGGGCAGCGCGGCATCTTCGTGCAGAGAGTGGAACACCTCCCACTCCCGCTGCTTGCGTGCGTTGATGGTGGGCTTGAAGTTTGGGTGGGACCAGTGGCTGAACTCCTCCGCATCGAGCCACTTCAGCTCAAAGCATACCCAGTCCGGTAGCTGAAGCAGGTGATCGGACCAGGGTTTGACGATCTCCCAGTCGAAGCATTTGATAAAGGTGTGATCGGAGGTGTTGCGCCAGCCCCAAAGCTCTCCAGGTGCGCGAGAGAGATCCAGATATGCAACCCGCTCACTTTCGACGTAGACCGATGAGCGCCTGATCTTTACCGTTCCGTCGATGCCTTCCAACTGCCAGGCGAGATCCTGCAATATCCTCTCCCCCTGCGGGGTGAGCACCATGTCCCCATCCCACTTCAGAGCATAGCGCGTCCTCACATGAGAGAAAGACCAGTTGTAGAAGTAGGTGAGGCTGTGCACCGAGTCGGGATAAGTGGCGAGATGCTCCGGCCCACACCTGGATACCTCAAACGGGTAGGAGAGAACCTCAAGCTTCTCTTCCAGCCCCTCCTCTGTGGCGATTTTCCTGGCTAGCTGTGGGGTGCCGTCGGTGGAGAGGTTGTCTACCAGGATTACACGCTCTGTGGAGCGCAGCACGCCGGGAAGGACGAAGGGGAGGGATCGGGCTTCGTTTTTGACGCGAAGGACAGCGGTAAAACCGGAGGTGGAGGGTTCTGTGACCCAGTTCCAGTGGATGTTGTATTCTTCTATCCCTTCTCTGTTTTCCCACTCTTCCCCTCGCATGACTCCCTTCACCTGCTGGCCTGCTCTCCCGTTTGCTACTGAGGGTGGATCCTCGGTGAGATAGGATTTCGTCGCCTCACAGTTCAAGCGTCCTGTTTTTCTGTATATCGGTTCCCTCCCTTACTTATATCGCCTGCGGCCAGGCACCTTATGTGGCGCATAGTCCGTGGCTCGGACTGGAAACGAAGGACTGCCGCTTGGTTTGACGCCTTTTGATCTTTTGATCTTTAACGTATGGTAACAACTCGTTCTCCAGCGGTGCAATCCTCATTCTCTCTTTACTGTCCACCGGGCGGCTATGTGACGTCTGCGAGGATTTGAAGGATCGAGCAGACCATCGGTTATGAAGGGCTTGAGCACATTCTGGGACGGAAGGTCTATATCTGCCTTCCTGATCTTCGCACGCCAACCGTGCCAGCCACGCTCCAGCTCTTCCCTATCGTAGGTGCGGCCGGCGTACTTCTCGAGAAGGTGCTCGGGACTCAAAAACAGGTAGTGTTTAAGTCTGAATTTGAGCGGGTACAGCCTCATCCCCGGAAAGTCTGGCCGGTGTCCGCCGGTTCCGCTGAGCCGTACGGGGACTTTTTGTCGTTTCCACGCCCTGATCAGACGAGGTCCCGACTTGGATGCCAGCGGGTAATACCAGCGCATGGTCTTCATATAGTTTGGATGGTCGTGGTCTGGGTGCTCGCGGGTGGGGATGAAGACGAACTCATCGTAGTCCACTGCGTTGTAACCTTGATGCTCCGCTGCTGCGAAGGCTGCAGCCAGTGTCTGGCCTGGCCGCGGGGGCAGGTGTATCTCATCGGCATCGACGTGAATGAACCAGTCGGCATCCAGCGTGCTGGCGAGCTCTTCCTTGCGCCTGAGTATCGCCTGCCAGTGGTAGACCCCGTCTTCGCGCGGGAAGTGCTCTATGCCGATCAGGCCGCGCCCTGAGTATTCGCGAGCTATCTCGACGGTTCGGTCCGTGGAGCAGTTGTCTATGAGATAGACGTTTACTCTCTGATTGATGAGGTTCTCAATGCAGGACCGTATGAAGCGCTCTTCGTTGTAAGTGGCGAGGAGAGCTACCGCACGTGATCTCGGTGCTGGTTTGATTTTGTTGATTGCAGCTTCCGCCGAGACTCTGGCCAGTTGAGCGATGATACGTGGATTGTCTTTTATGATGGAGAACAAGTGTCCCCCTACCTGCTCGGGTGCCGCCCTACGATTGATTAAATATTATTCAGGATGATCCTGGTAATGTAAATATAAAACCGTATGAATAATTGTCCTTCGCGAGAAAGCTTCCGCAGAAACCTCAATGTAGAATACGCTTCTGATCGAAATTTTTGTAAGCGATAAGGAGGGATGGAGCGACAGGCTTTTGTCCCGGCAGCTGATCATCGCGGGCTTCCATCGCAGCGGGACTTCGCTGACGGCGCAGCTTCTGCACCGGGCGGGTCTCTTCCTGGGCTACGAGATGCTCGAAGCCAACCCTTCGAACCCTTACGGCCACTTCGAGGACCGGGAGGTCGTCGATCTGCACCAGCAGATCCTCGGCGACAACGATCTCACCTGGCAGGTCGCCGGGCCGCTGCTCCCGGTGGTCGGAGAGGCCCGCTGGCGGTGGCTGCGCGAGATCGCCGAGCGCCGCAACGCGGAGCACCGGCTGTGGGGTTTCAAGGACCCGCGGGTCTGCCACTTCCTCGGGCTCTGGAAGTACGTCCTGCCCGACGCGAAGGTGCTCGTCGTCTACCGGCACTTCGCCGACTCGACCTACTCGCTCGCCCGGCGCCACGCGCAGAACCTCTTCGACGGCGAGGGACCCGCGGAGTTGCACCGCAGGTTCTGGAGTGAGCCGGACCTCGCGCTCAGGATGTGGCTCGCGGGCAACGAGGCGCTGCTCGCGTTCGCCCGCACCCACCCGCAGGACACGATGGTCGTCTCGATGCGGATGCTGCAGGACGGCTTTCCCCTGATCCGGGCGCTGGAGCGGCGCTGGGGCCTCGGGCTCTCGGACGTGCCCGTCGGCGAGGTCTTCGACACGGGTGCCACGACCAGCCGCTCCGGCAGGCAGCCGGTCTCCGACCGCGGGCTCATCGGGCGGGTACGTGCAGTCTGGCGGGAGCTGGAGGCCCTGAGCAGGAGGACGGAAGCGATGCTTCTTGGGGAGATGAGAGATGCCCGAAGATGAGTTCTATACCCCGACCGAGCTGGACAGGCTCCGGATGGAGAACGAGCTTCTCGCCTTCGAAGTCCGCTACCTGAAGGCGAGGCTGAACAGCGGTGGAGGGAGGACGGCGGGCACCCCATCCTCCGTCTCGCTCAGCCGCCTCTCGCAGCTCGAGGCCGCGGAGACCGACCTCAGGCTGCTGCTGCGGAGGATGGCCTCGAGCCCTCTCGCTCCGGCACTCAGGCTCAACGGCAACTTCAGGACGCTGGAAGATCGTTATCTCAGATCCCCTCACCCGGAGGAATCCTCGCCCCGGCGGGTCGCCTACCTGGAGGGTGCCGAGCGGGACCTGAAGCTGCTGCTGCGGAGGATGGCCTCGAGCCCCCTCGCTCCCGCCTTGCGCCGCAACAGGAACTTCCGCACCCTGGAAGAGCGCTACCTGTGAGCGGTCCGGTGCAGGAGGCCGGGAAGCGGGGTGCGGCGCTCGGGCGGCCGGTGGCGGTCTACGCCGGGCGCTACCGGGACCGGGTGGAAGGGGCCGGGCTCCCCGAGGGTTGCGAGGTGATGGGGGAGTGGGACGTGCTCCCGCACCGCCTCTCGGGGGTTTTGCGCCGCGCCGGAGCCCTGGTCCTCCTCGACCTCCTCTCCTTCCCCTACGAGGCGATGCCCCGCGGACGGTGGGACGTGCCAGTGGCCGCGGTGCTGCCTCAGGAGCACGACGAGGAGTTCCTCGTGAGCGTGCTGGAAAAACCGCTCTTCGAGCGGCTCGGGTTCTTCGACCTCGTCGTAACCGCCGACGATGCGCTCTGGGAAGCCCTCGGCGCGCGCTACGGGTGGGCGGCCTGCCAGCGGATACGGCCGGAGAGCGAAGACCCGGCGGGTGTTGCCCGGGAGGTGTGCGGGATGCTGCTGTCCGAGGAGGGGGCGGAGCTTCCTTCCGGCAGAGGGCCTTACGAGGCACGGGAGTACTGGCGTAGGCGGGGGGAGAGGTTCGCGCGGGAGGCTTCCCACCGGGCCATCTGCAGCGCCGCGCACGGCCGGGCCTTCAACAAGGCCATCCACGGGGTGCAGGCCGCCGCCCTCGAGCCGCAGCTCGCGGCGGTCCGCTCCGCGCGGGCGGAGGATCTGCCGCTGGAGGTGCTCGAGGTCGGCTGCGGGGTCGGGCGGTGGGCGGCGAGCCTGGGCCGGCTCGGGGCCCGCTATACCGGGCTGGACGTAAGCGAGGCGATGGTCGGGGCGGCCGGGGAGAACTTCCCGTGGGCGCGCTTCGAGGTGCTGGAAGACGATCTCGAATTCCCCTTCGAGGACGAGAGCTTCGACCTGGCGTTCACCGTCACCGTGCTGCACCACAATCCCACGGAGATCAAACGGAGGCTGCTCTCGGAGATGTGGCGGGTGGTGCGCCCGGGGGGGAGGCTCGCCTTTCTGGAGGACTTCGTCGGGGTGAGGCGCTCGGATGACGAGACCGTCTACCCGATGTCCGTCTCCGCGTTCGTCGAGCTCCTCGTCGGGGTGAGCGGGGGGGAGGCGACGATGGAGCACTTCGAGTCCGTGAAGTACCCGCACGACGACTTCCACCGGGGCGGGCTCATGGTCGTCTCCAGGCTGGGGGTGCCGCGGCGATGGTGAGGAGGGTCTTCGTGATCTCGAACGACATCGTGCCGGCCCAGGAGATGCCGGTCGCCGCCCCGGGGTTGAGGGCGTTCGGGCTCGCCGAGGGGCTGCGGGCGCACGGCTTCGAGGTGAAGACCGTACTGACGCGGGGGTTCGCCGAGCGGCAGTGGTTCAGGTTCGGGAGCGCCGTCCCGCATCCCACCGCGCCGGATACCGTGGTGGTGGCCGCCCGGAGGCTCGCGGGGTTCCTGGGGGCCAACTCCCCGGCGGCTGCGATCATGATCAACTCGAACCAGGCCGACCACCTGCGCCCCGTCGAAGGCGTGCGCTACGTGCTGGATTTCTTCGCCCCCAAGATGCTCGAGACGCTCTACCAGCGGGGCGAGGAGTACCCGGCCGAGGAGCTCGAACTCCTTCGGGAGCGCAAGCTGCGCGCGATCCGGCTCGCCGACGCCTTCATCGTCAACGGCGAGAAAAAGGTGCCCTACTTCCTGGCCTGGCTCCTGCAGGCCGGGCGCGACGTAAGGCACCTGCCGTTCGAGGTGGTGAACATGTGCGTCCCGCTCGCCTTCGGGGGTGGGGAGCCGGAGATGCGCGAGGGGGTGCGGTTCGCGATCGCGGGCTACCTGCAGCAGTGGGGCACGCTCGGGGCGTGGGTCGGGGAGCTGGAGGGACGGCTCGCCCGTCCGGGGGTGAGCCTCGATCTCCTCACCCCCTGGCACTGGGGCGGGAACGTCGAGCGCACGCACGCCTCCAAGGGGGACCTGGACCGCATCGCCGCCCATCCTTCGGTCACGGTGCACGGACAGATGCGCTTCTCGGACTTCAGGAGGTTCCTCACCGGGGTAGACGTCGCGGTCGACCTCTTCGAGCACAACCTGGAGCGGGAGTACGCGATGGTGACCCGCTCGGTGGTGGCGCTCGCGTGCGGGGTGCCGGTCGTTCATCCACCCTTCACGGAGGTCTCACGCATGATCTCACGCTACGACGCCGGATGGCTCGTCGACCCGGCGAGACCGCGGGAGGTCGGGAGGGTCTTCGATGAGATCATCGCGAACCCGGAGGAGGTCTACCGCAAGAAGAAGAACGCCCGCACGCTCGCGCGGGAGCTGGTCGATCCGGAGGTCGCGGTGGAACCGCTGGCGCGCATCCTGGAGGGGATCTAGCGTGGCACGAAGGTGGCGCAGGATCTACTTTCTCACCCCCACCTTCACCCCGGTGGGTGGGGTGGTGAAGATCTTCGACTACGTAAACCACGCGCTCTCTTTGGGCTACGAGCCGGTCATCTGCTGCCCGGAGACCTACAAGCCCACGATGCCCCTCTTCCGCAACGAGCGGTTCTCCGGCATCTCGCCGGAGAACGGCATCAGGTTCACCGACCTGGAGAAGGCGGCCGTCGGGCCCTTCGAGCTGGCGTTCGTCTCCTGGCCGGAGCATTACGAGATCGTCGAGCGGAGGATGAGCCGCTGGACGCTGCACGAGCAGGTGATCTGCATCGTGCAGAACGTCCGCTGGGCCAATCCTAAGTTCACGGGGGGATACGCCCTGAGGCTCCTCACCCGCCCGATGGCCCGCATCATGACCAACGAGGTGGTGCTGGAGGCGGTAAAGCCATACCTGAACACCTCGTCGCTCAACGAGGTGATCCCGCTGGGGCACGACGTCGGGTTCTTCCACCGGGAGCGCTCCGGGGGGCTGGGTTCCCCGGTGCGGGTCGGATATACGACATGGAAGTCCGACGTCGGGGACAGGGTGGCGGGGATCCTGGACGGGCGCGGCTTCGAGTTCCGGGCCGTCCGCGACCCGGTCGGCTGGGACGAGCTCAGGGCCCTCTACCACTGGGCGGACGTGTTCCTGGCGACCCCGCTCGCCGAGGAGGGGTTCTACATGCCGGGGCTCGAGGCGATGGCCGCGGGCGCGATACTGCTCACGCCCGACGCCGGAGGGAACATGGCCTACTGCCGCTTCGGCGAGAACTGCCTCGAGGTCGCCCTCGACGACGAGAAGAGCTACGTGCGGGCGCTCGAAGCCCTGCGCCGCATGAGGCTGGAGGAGATGGAGCGGTTGCGGCAGAATGGGTACGCCACGGCGGCGAGGCACACCCTGAAGCAGGAGCGGGAGGGGTTTGCGCGTTTCATGGAGCATCTGGAGGAGAGGCTGAAGCGAGCCGGGTAAGATCTACACGAAGGGGGAAGGCGGCAGGGTTGTTTCCGGATTTTCTATGCATAGGAGCGCAGAAGGCGGGCACGACGTGGCTGGACCGCAACCTGCGGGCGCACCCGCAGGTCTGGCTGCCCCCACTCAAGGAACTCCACTACTTCGACGTAAGGATGGGTGATCCGCGGCACGTGATACCTTTCCTGATGCAGAAGGTTTTCGGGGATCGTCCGGAGGACGTCAGGTGGCGCGGACAGGTGCGGGCGCGGGCCCGGAGACACCGGAGAAACTTCAGGCTGCAGAACGTTCTCTGGGACATCAACTACTACTTCAGGCCCCCCAGCGACGGGTGGTACGCCTCGCTCTTCGAGCCGGGGCGGACGAAGATCACCGGGGATATCACGCCGGGGTACGCGATCCTCAGGCCGTACATGATCTCGCGCGTCCACCGGCTGATGCCGGAGGCGAAGATCATCTACATGATGCGCAACCCCATAGAGCGGGCCTGGTCGCACGCGATGATGAGCTTCGACAAGGGAGAGCGAGGCCGGACGGAGCCGGGAAGAGACGAGGATGTGCTCGCCGAGTTCCGGCGCAGGGACTCCCGGCTGCAGACGGATTACCTGGGGGTGCTCGAGAACTGGGGGGAGTACTACCCGCCGGAGCGGACTTTCGTCGGCTTCCTCGAAGACGTCCACTTCCATCCCGAGCGCCTGATGCGGGAGGTGTACGCCTTCCTGGGGGTGGACCCCGACGCCGGCTACGGGGTCAGGAAGGAGAAGATCCACACCCGCTCCTCCGAAGCTATGCCCACCCGCATGGCGGTGCACCTGGCGAAGACCTACCGCGGCCTGATCGA from Rubrobacter naiadicus harbors:
- a CDS encoding sulfotransferase family protein, with the protein product MFPDFLCIGAQKAGTTWLDRNLRAHPQVWLPPLKELHYFDVRMGDPRHVIPFLMQKVFGDRPEDVRWRGQVRARARRHRRNFRLQNVLWDINYYFRPPSDGWYASLFEPGRTKITGDITPGYAILRPYMISRVHRLMPEAKIIYMMRNPIERAWSHAMMSFDKGERGRTEPGRDEDVLAEFRRRDSRLQTDYLGVLENWGEYYPPERTFVGFLEDVHFHPERLMREVYAFLGVDPDAGYGVRKEKIHTRSSEAMPTRMAVHLAKTYRGLIERLDERFGGYASFWRYCAERLIESPPEGETITYPLYESVLWEEWPGKNAFQSGTLSGVSRQRHG